The genomic window tatatacaaatttacaagaAAAGTTGCTTTAAAACACATATGGGCATTCCGAAAATCGGTTTAAAGCCAACAAAGTTATAGGTTCATAAGGAACCCCCCTTTTTTATCGTGATTCATAACTTCGGTGTTTGCAGGGAAAATTTTGTAAGCAGTTATTCTTATGTCCTGAAGATCTATTTAACAAACGGCATCCCATGAATTTTTTTGGTTTCACATAGTGTTATGATATAAGCCAGCTTAAAAATAAATACTGAATGTctgtatttattttgttcataTTTGCTGCTAAAACAAAATTAGCGTAAATATTGGttcataaaataaatatgtatatgaatatcaCGAAATAAGGTGAGCAATAGTAAATgagaaaaaagtaataaaaaaaaagttgaaaaaaaaaaattgtatccgCAATAAGTTTttaattcgaaatcaaaaaaatactatcaaatttttgtgattgttgcagccattgtgaattcatacatgTGGCGAATGTatgaaaaaaacgttcacaataataAACAGCCTCGAtgacctgttcaatcgctgttcggtTACTTAAATCAAAtgccaatagtgtttttcaaacatttttgtaaacgactggtatattgcattatttacatattttaaaatgtttgcttaactggctgctcatattttatctaataactagattttataaattaaaatcaaTATGAAGTCTGATTTTGTCTATACGgaattaaaagaaaagctgatttgaaatacaaatgggcgattcatggcacttcaatttaacaAGAGcgtgcaaaaaacaaacctttcttccattttctggccattcgcgacagccattctccctgtcagctattatttgacaagtaagtatggcaatggaggaatagaaagatttttcacttttatgaattcacaatggttgcagcctaagtgtgacaagaaaacattaaaatttaggtacattcgccCAGCcagtatattttgaaattttgtatcaaaaaatattcaaatattataCCCCCAGATGCTTAAAAACGTtcatatttaaaagtattttttattcgaaaacaagtaaaggtgtctaagttcgggtgtaaccgaacattatatactcagtgggagcttcaattgtacatttcatttcagataaattacttttctacataacacgtggcaccgcccgtttaaaaaaaaatgtctccccatttcctcttaccttaaaacttgacaagtgaaacatcattgattcaaaactattttttgctaagttatagcttattattttagtctacgacccttttaaacttgttttatataaaagtgggcgtggtccttaaccgatttcgttaatttttcttcaaagcattccttatagtaaaggcaacctctctgtcgagttttgttatgataggtttaacggattttggtttatgattaataatatttgtaaaattgattttatcgcaagtaggcggtgtcacgcccattttaaatgttttttttcaaattttatcaagagtcaatatcagtccacacgtcaaatttcaacattctaggtgtattatttactaaataatcaggtttttttgttttccaaaatgttatatatataaaaagagggcgcggttatcatccgatttcgctcattttcaataaaaatctaTCCTGgaaccagataagctcgtgtaccatatttggtgaagatacctcaatatttacccaagttatcgtgctaacggacggacggatggacggacatggctcaataaaattttttttcgatactgatgattttgatatatctatctcgattcctttatacctgtacaaccaaccgttatccaatcaaagttaatatactctgtgtgcaaagcacgctgagtatacaaatgTTACGAatatcttgttcttccttttttcaagcgtacgttcGCTCAGCGACCAatattgctgtacgcttagctacacgaagctttcatgctttgtcgctttcttGCAGCTTGCGCCTcgtgtgcagctctccattcaagtacATGTGTTCAACAccaaagcgtacagatttcgcctgcagcgtctaatacgcgtctatgacgcgtagcctcgtgtgcgcATTGCCAAAGTaatcatattttattatttattttgttaaattgtGTGAAAACTCATTTTTTAGTCGCAAGGAGTAATCAAATTGCATTGATATGGaggaaaattcaaaaattaatccttcaaaaaaacatttaaacagcaatatatgggcactctgatgtttgtgagtgtacctagcctgtacactcagagaaaaccgccgttctaaaatccagcaccaccggactcaattcaattCGATCTACGAACGACCTGTTTTCAAAACAACAACGTTGTTTTTGAACTGACAacgattttcttgaaaagagaacggctggtcttaaaatatgaagaaaacagaaacggtataattcgtgtgcactgcaatgttaaatacaacatttggcacaagctattaagcagttgtagtggcacAGCGTATATGATGGTGCTGTTGCGATCGTgcggcgcgagttcgatcacagtcaaactctgaagttttttaaaacaatttttttatattctatttttttaactcttatttttccttcagctccattcatatatgcacagataattctcaaacttgttatgaaatgttttaaatatatattcagattgcatcatcaaataagaaaaatttctcgataggggaaatatatgaaaaaattcatattatgcgtttttttcaaacctttttggaattttaataataatttcttttgttattaatattttttattaataactagAGCATTAATTCCACTGCCACGacaattacacaattttatttaaaatttaagaaaattattatatAAGCAAAGAAAGAAATAGTTTTAatacaaaattgtttttatttaataatttggtaaaatattaaataaattataaattgtttcatataaatgttttcatacatttaaagcaattagtaccaattcaaataaaatgatttATTACAATTTACTAAATTAATTATTGTATAAGTAAATTTACAAGCTCTTTGATGAGGTTGAAATCCATGAGTTCAATGTTGCAATATTCGTGTACACAGTTGGGTTGCCTTTATTGGCACAGCCATATCCCCATGAAACCAAACCGATTAATTGATTATTGGATACCAATGGACTACCGGGTTCGGCATCGCAGGCGTCATTTGTCGTGGCAAGAGCACACACTTCTGAATTGAATACTTCATCTTCGTTGTATTTATATTTGCCTGATGCGCAATCAGCGCTACTAATAACACTCACTGGAATTTCTACCAACTTATTGTTTGTATCATAACCGACCACCACACCACTAGCGCCAGTGGTGGGTTGTGAGCTAGCAACTGAAATGATACCAACCGTTGAAGATAAAACAATTGGCTGTGCCAATTTAAGTAGACCCACATCATTTTCATTAGTAACAAAATCGTATGCGGAGTCAAATTTAGAGATCGCGATAGGGATGGAGTTGCCGGAACCAACATGTACTACCAATTCAGAGA from Eurosta solidaginis isolate ZX-2024a chromosome 3, ASM4086904v1, whole genome shotgun sequence includes these protein-coding regions:
- the LOC137243533 gene encoding trypsin-like, whose amino-acid sequence is MVTQLVCILALLITVASSNAVAIRGGVATTSASHPYYVSIQDSDGTHVCGGALISKDVVATAASCLADYVVSELVVHVGSGNSIPIAISKFDSAYDFVTNENDVGLLKLAQPIVLSSTVGIISVASSQPTTGASGVVVGYDTNNKLVEIPVSVISSADCASGKYKYNEDEVFNSEVCALATTNDACDAEPGSPLVSNNQLIGLVSWGYGCANKGNPTVYTNIATLNSWISTSSKSL